The Streptomyces cynarae genome contains a region encoding:
- a CDS encoding Pls/PosA family non-ribosomal peptide synthetase: MLAEIVATEHLSVDSHFFDDLGADSMTMARFCARVRKQTDLPPVSMPDVYKHPTIRSLAAALANDDLTADPAPNPTTPATCEQRFAAVLAEIVATEHLSVDSHFFDDLGADSMTMARFCARVRKQTDLPPVSMPDVYKHPTIRSLAAALANDDLTADPAPNPTTPATCEQRFAAVLAEIVATEHLSVDSHFFDDLGADSMTMARFCARVRKQTDLPPVSMPDVYKHPTIRSLAAALANDDLTADPAPNPTTPATCEQRFAAVLAEIVATEHLSVDSHFFDDLGADSMTMARFCARVRKQTDLPPVSMPDVYKHPTIRSLAAALANARTDTKTRPASQPTTPAALIEPPRRARNGEYILCGALQLLFLLGYPALTTIVAVKGYAWVSAGPNPVSIYLRAVAYGGAMFLGLCALPILLKWALIGRWKTQQIRVWSMAYFRFWLVKTLVQRNPMALFVGSPLYVLYLRALGAKVGRGAVIFSRNVPVCTDLLSIGDGAVIRKDSFFNGYRAHNGIIQTGAVSLGKDALVGEMTVLDIWTSLGDGAQLGHSSSLHAGQTAPDGERWHGSPAQPTDVDSQRIPTMDVSTRRRVVFATVQLVNLLLVGTPLTFVVVVLALTKVPQLVTLSAAGPVSFTSWGFYRDDALVISAVLFFGAVLVGLVFVGTVPRVLNLFIKPDKVYPLYGFHYWIHRAITRTSNSRFHITLFGGTSYIVHYLRWLGYDLRGVRQTGSNFGEMVKHDTPFLSAVGSGTMVADGLSIINADLSNTSFRVSRVSIGAENFLGNMIAYPAQGKTGDNCLLATKVMAPVDGQVRKGVGLLGAPSFVIPRSVKRDKQLDVGSKDELRRRLRAKNVYNTISMALFLLVRWTFIFIVTVLYLAAVDLWGSLGALAFALATAGVFVCTVAYNVLVDRLVRPLQALRPQGCSIYDRAFWRHERFWKVSSLAYVLLFNGTPLKNVIWRLLGMRIGRRVFDDGLRVPERTFTAIGDDCTLNVDTIIQCHSQEDGGFKSDRIVIGAGCTLGVGAFVHYGVTMGDGAVLATSSFLMKGEEMPPHALWGGNPAKKMREQSAGLSGAQDQPRRLRRRFRPRRLTLGKRGTQGRFDGRSA, translated from the coding sequence CAACCGAGCACCTATCCGTCGACAGCCACTTCTTCGACGACCTCGGTGCCGACTCGATGACGATGGCCCGCTTCTGCGCCCGGGTACGCAAACAGACCGACCTGCCCCCGGTGTCGATGCCCGACGTCTACAAGCACCCGACGATACGAAGCCTCGCAGCCGCCCTCGCCAACGACGACCTGACCGCCGACCCGGCTCCCAACCCGACCACTCCCGCCACATGCGAGCAACGCTTCGCCGCGGTGCTCGCCGAAATCGTGGCAACCGAGCACCTATCCGTCGACAGCCACTTCTTCGACGACCTCGGTGCCGACTCGATGACGATGGCCCGTTTCTGCGCCCGGGTACGCAAACAGACCGACCTGCCCCCGGTATCGATGCCCGACGTCTACAAGCACCCGACGATACGAAGCCTCGCAGCCGCCCTCGCCAACGACGACCTGACCGCCGACCCGGCTCCCAACCCGACCACTCCCGCCACATGCGAGCAACGCTTCGCCGCGGTGCTCGCCGAAATCGTGGCAACCGAGCACCTATCCGTCGACAGCCACTTCTTCGACGACCTCGGTGCCGACTCGATGACGATGGCCCGTTTCTGCGCCCGGGTACGCAAACAGACCGACCTGCCCCCGGTATCGATGCCCGACGTCTACAAGCACCCGACGATACGAAGCCTCGCAGCCGCCCTCGCCAACGACGACCTGACCGCCGACCCGGCTCCCAACCCGACCACTCCCGCCACATGCGAGCAACGCTTCGCCGCGGTGCTCGCCGAAATCGTGGCCACCGAGCACCTATCCGTCGACAGCCACTTCTTCGACGACCTCGGTGCCGACTCGATGACGATGGCCCGTTTCTGCGCCCGGGTACGCAAACAGACCGACCTGCCCCCGGTGTCGATGCCCGACGTCTACAAGCACCCGACGATACGAAGCCTCGCAGCCGCCCTCGCCAATGCCAGAACCGACACCAAAACCAGACCTGCCTCGCAGCCGACAACTCCGGCGGCTCTCATTGAGCCGCCGAGGCGGGCGCGCAATGGTGAGTACATCCTCTGCGGGGCGTTGCAGCTCCTGTTCCTCCTCGGCTACCCCGCCCTCACCACGATCGTCGCGGTGAAGGGCTACGCATGGGTCTCGGCCGGTCCGAACCCGGTCAGCATCTACCTGCGGGCGGTCGCGTACGGCGGCGCGATGTTCCTCGGCCTCTGCGCCCTTCCGATCCTGCTCAAGTGGGCGCTTATTGGCCGGTGGAAGACCCAGCAGATCCGCGTCTGGAGCATGGCGTACTTCCGCTTCTGGCTCGTCAAGACCCTGGTCCAGCGGAACCCGATGGCGCTGTTCGTCGGTTCACCGCTCTACGTGCTCTACCTGAGGGCACTGGGCGCGAAGGTCGGGCGCGGCGCCGTCATCTTCTCCAGGAACGTGCCCGTGTGCACCGACCTGCTCAGCATCGGTGACGGCGCGGTGATCCGGAAGGATTCGTTCTTCAACGGCTACCGGGCCCACAACGGCATCATCCAGACGGGCGCGGTCAGCCTCGGCAAGGACGCGCTCGTCGGCGAGATGACGGTGCTCGACATCTGGACCTCGCTGGGTGACGGGGCCCAGTTGGGGCACTCCTCCTCGCTGCACGCGGGACAGACCGCGCCCGACGGGGAGCGCTGGCACGGCTCGCCCGCGCAGCCGACCGACGTCGACTCCCAGCGGATCCCCACGATGGACGTCAGCACCCGACGACGGGTCGTCTTCGCGACCGTGCAGCTGGTGAACCTGCTTCTGGTGGGTACGCCGCTGACGTTCGTCGTCGTGGTCCTCGCGCTCACGAAGGTCCCGCAGCTCGTCACGCTGTCGGCCGCGGGACCGGTCTCCTTCACGAGCTGGGGGTTCTACCGCGACGACGCGCTGGTCATATCCGCCGTGCTCTTCTTCGGCGCCGTGCTCGTCGGCCTCGTGTTCGTGGGAACCGTTCCGCGCGTGCTGAACCTCTTCATCAAGCCGGACAAGGTCTACCCGCTGTACGGATTCCACTACTGGATCCACCGCGCGATCACCCGAACGAGCAACAGCAGGTTCCACATAACTCTCTTCGGTGGCACCTCCTACATCGTCCACTACCTGCGTTGGCTGGGCTACGACCTTCGCGGGGTGCGGCAGACCGGTTCGAACTTCGGCGAAATGGTCAAGCACGACACCCCGTTCCTCAGCGCGGTCGGCAGCGGAACGATGGTCGCGGACGGGCTGTCCATCATCAATGCCGATCTCTCGAACACGTCGTTCCGGGTGTCCCGCGTGTCGATTGGGGCAGAGAACTTCCTTGGGAACATGATCGCCTATCCGGCGCAGGGCAAGACGGGCGACAACTGCCTCCTCGCGACGAAGGTCATGGCTCCCGTCGACGGACAGGTGCGGAAAGGCGTCGGCCTGCTGGGCGCGCCCAGCTTCGTGATCCCGCGGTCGGTCAAGCGTGACAAGCAGCTCGACGTGGGGAGCAAGGACGAGCTGCGCCGTCGCCTCCGGGCCAAGAACGTCTACAACACCATCAGCATGGCGCTGTTCCTGCTGGTGCGCTGGACCTTCATCTTCATCGTCACCGTGCTCTACCTGGCCGCCGTTGACCTCTGGGGTTCCCTCGGTGCGCTCGCGTTTGCACTGGCCACCGCCGGGGTCTTCGTCTGCACCGTCGCCTACAACGTCCTGGTCGACCGGCTGGTCCGGCCGCTGCAGGCCTTGCGGCCGCAGGGCTGCTCGATCTACGACCGCGCTTTCTGGCGGCACGAACGCTTCTGGAAAGTGAGTTCCCTCGCCTATGTCCTCCTCTTCAACGGCACCCCGCTCAAGAACGTCATCTGGCGGCTGCTGGGTATGCGGATCGGCCGCCGGGTCTTCGACGACGGCCTCCGCGTGCCCGAGCGGACGTTCACCGCGATCGGGGACGACTGCACCCTCAATGTGGACACCATCATTCAGTGCCACTCGCAGGAGGACGGAGGATTCAAGTCGGACCGCATCGTGATCGGTGCCGGCTGCACGCTCGGTGTCGGCGCATTCGTCCACTACGGCGTGACCATGGGCGACGGCGCGGTGCTTGCCACCAGCTCCTTCCTCATGAAGGGCGAGGAAATGCCACCGCACGCCCTGTGGGGCGGGAACCCGGCCAAGAAGATGCGCGAGCAGTCGGCCGGCCTTTCAGGTGCGCAGGATCAGCCTCGACGACTGCGCCGCCGTTTTCGTCCCCGGCGACTGACACTCGGCAAACGCGGAACGCAGGGACGATTCGATGGCCGATCGGCTTGA